The Niallia alba genome includes a window with the following:
- a CDS encoding MetQ/NlpA family ABC transporter substrate-binding protein, translating into MKKYFAILLLLTTIWALAACGSESTSGGDKTVKVKIGVTGSDGEVWPILKEKAKAEGIEIELVEFSDYTLPNQALANNEIDINSFQHIAFLSQFNQENKTDLTPIGATVIAPMGIYSEKVKDVSEIKEGDKIAIPDDPSNQARALKLLESAGLITLADDFGLFGDPSKIVGNPKNLDILPIVAQQTPRVLPDVAASVINNGVAGQAGFDPVKDPIYLEDADDENALPYVNIFAARTEDANNETYQKIVELYHEEDVIKAVEADTNGGSIVVDIDKDELQKQFKGL; encoded by the coding sequence ATGAAGAAATATTTTGCTATTTTACTATTATTAACGACAATTTGGGCACTTGCAGCATGCGGGTCGGAAAGTACATCTGGTGGGGATAAAACGGTGAAGGTGAAAATTGGTGTAACTGGATCTGATGGAGAGGTTTGGCCAATTTTGAAAGAAAAGGCGAAAGCAGAAGGGATTGAAATTGAGCTTGTTGAGTTTTCTGACTATACATTGCCAAATCAAGCTTTAGCGAATAACGAAATTGATATTAATTCGTTTCAACATATCGCATTTTTAAGTCAATTTAACCAAGAAAATAAGACCGACTTAACGCCAATTGGAGCAACTGTGATAGCGCCGATGGGGATCTATTCTGAAAAGGTGAAAGATGTAAGTGAAATTAAAGAAGGCGATAAAATTGCTATTCCGGACGATCCTTCCAACCAAGCACGTGCTCTAAAATTACTTGAATCAGCTGGATTAATTACTTTAGCAGATGACTTTGGACTATTTGGAGATCCATCTAAAATTGTGGGAAATCCAAAAAATCTCGATATCTTACCGATTGTTGCACAGCAAACGCCAAGAGTATTACCTGATGTTGCAGCATCTGTTATCAATAATGGTGTTGCCGGTCAAGCTGGCTTTGATCCTGTAAAAGATCCTATTTATTTAGAAGATGCAGACGATGAAAATGCATTGCCATATGTAAACATCTTTGCAGCTCGTACAGAGGATGCAAATAACGAAACATATCAAAAAATTGTGGAGCTTTATCATGAAGAAGATGTGATTAAAGCAGTTGAAGCAGATACAAATGGTGGTTCCATTGTAGTAGATATTGACAAGGACGAATTACAAAAACAATTTAAAGGACTTTAA
- a CDS encoding M20 family metallopeptidase, with the protein MSNTLSGINLIHESILANKELYIETSQSIHANPEIGNQEFFASKKHVDILTNAGFKVEIAVAGHETSFYAVKDSGISGPTIAFLAEYDALPGLGHACGHNIIGTTSVAAGIALSQTLSETGGKVVVLGTPAEEGGPNGSAKGSFVKHGYLKDVDVALMIHPAGQTSLTSETLAVDPLDFHFYGKAAHASGSPEKGINALDAVIQLFVGINALRQQLPDDVRIHGIITNGGDAPNIIPEYASARFYIRAETWNKTEEAATKVRAIAEGAALATGATVKVERFQNEVKDFVLNPILDEILKEELEAVGETVVTKRSRGKGSTDAGNISYEVPTAHPHIKIGPDDLIAHTNEFREAAKSSIGDEAIIKGAQALATTGYRLLSDSVLLNRVNKAFEAAKIEKDSSL; encoded by the coding sequence ATGAGTAACACTTTATCTGGTATCAATCTTATTCACGAATCCATTCTTGCAAATAAAGAACTGTATATTGAAACAAGTCAATCGATTCATGCGAATCCTGAAATCGGGAACCAAGAATTTTTCGCAAGTAAAAAGCATGTAGACATTTTAACAAATGCTGGATTCAAAGTGGAAATTGCCGTAGCTGGTCATGAAACATCTTTTTATGCAGTAAAAGATAGTGGGATATCTGGTCCAACCATTGCTTTCCTCGCTGAGTATGATGCACTCCCTGGATTGGGTCATGCTTGTGGGCATAATATTATTGGAACAACAAGTGTAGCAGCTGGAATTGCACTTTCCCAAACACTTTCCGAAACAGGTGGAAAGGTTGTTGTCTTAGGGACACCAGCGGAAGAGGGAGGACCAAATGGAAGTGCAAAAGGAAGCTTCGTGAAACATGGTTATTTAAAGGATGTTGATGTGGCCTTAATGATTCATCCTGCTGGTCAAACATCATTAACAAGTGAAACGCTTGCTGTAGATCCACTCGATTTCCATTTTTACGGGAAAGCGGCACACGCATCAGGTTCACCTGAAAAAGGGATAAACGCTCTTGATGCAGTTATCCAATTATTTGTTGGCATAAATGCGCTTAGACAACAGCTTCCTGATGATGTAAGAATTCACGGGATTATCACAAACGGGGGAGATGCACCTAATATCATTCCGGAATATGCGTCTGCACGATTCTACATTCGAGCAGAAACATGGAATAAAACAGAAGAGGCTGCTACAAAAGTTCGTGCGATTGCTGAAGGAGCTGCCCTTGCAACTGGAGCAACTGTTAAAGTGGAAAGATTCCAAAATGAAGTGAAGGATTTTGTATTAAACCCAATTTTAGATGAGATATTAAAAGAAGAGCTAGAGGCAGTTGGAGAGACGGTTGTAACAAAAAGATCTCGTGGAAAAGGATCAACAGACGCTGGGAATATAAGCTATGAAGTACCAACAGCACATCCGCATATTAAAATAGGACCAGATGATTTGATTGCACATACGAATGAATTTAGAGAAGCAGCGAAATCTTCAATCGGAGATGAAGCTATTATTAAAGGTGCTCAGGCACTTGCTACAACAGGATATCGTTTGCTTTCAGATAGCGTGCTTTTAAACCGTGTTAATAAAGCATTTGAAGCTGCGAAGATCGAGAAAGACAGCTCGCTTTAA
- a CDS encoding Ger(x)C family spore germination protein → MKRANLIILIIFSTLLLTACVGKREINDLALVMAVGIDKGSEDGKIKVTVQVSRPGDARGQTGAPTGQSGETTWNVEAEGESIFEAIRNLTGVASRRVFWAHNFIIVINEEVAKEGIGDIVDFFTRNPELRMRTLVALTPDKASELTSTITSLEVTPGEALSKLFRYTNISTLAPYTEITDLLAAYLSESSEPLLARVSLKERKIDGLKPEEGAKGKQVELSGAGVFENDKLVGILQADELQGIILFRDNIDSGVVVVSCPKEKNNNISVELNKQKFEVKPTYKNEEVGFNAKLDASVTVVEAGCSFSISNKDDVEQLEKAVEAKLREDINKSIEKIQKEYKTDVLELGKVFQNKYPYEWRKVKKDWKNSFSAADINLTIHASVDSGSLLFQPTISGKEERKEK, encoded by the coding sequence ATGAAGCGAGCTAATTTAATTATTCTCATTATTTTTAGTACTTTGCTCCTAACTGCTTGTGTGGGAAAAAGAGAAATAAACGATCTTGCTCTTGTAATGGCAGTCGGAATTGATAAAGGATCAGAGGATGGAAAGATAAAAGTTACTGTGCAAGTTTCTAGACCAGGTGATGCCAGAGGACAAACTGGTGCTCCTACGGGCCAATCAGGAGAAACGACATGGAACGTAGAAGCAGAAGGAGAGTCCATTTTTGAGGCGATTCGTAATTTAACTGGTGTTGCGTCGCGAAGAGTATTTTGGGCTCATAATTTTATTATCGTTATAAATGAAGAAGTAGCCAAAGAAGGGATTGGAGACATAGTTGATTTTTTTACAAGAAATCCAGAGCTTAGGATGAGAACATTGGTTGCTTTAACCCCCGATAAGGCTAGCGAACTAACCTCTACGATAACAAGTTTGGAGGTTACGCCTGGAGAAGCATTAAGTAAATTATTTCGGTATACAAATATCTCAACACTTGCCCCGTATACGGAAATAACAGATTTGTTAGCTGCTTATTTAAGTGAATCTTCTGAGCCGCTACTTGCAAGAGTATCTTTGAAAGAAAGAAAAATTGATGGACTTAAACCAGAAGAAGGGGCAAAAGGGAAACAAGTAGAACTATCTGGTGCTGGGGTATTTGAAAATGATAAATTGGTAGGAATCTTACAAGCAGATGAATTACAAGGAATTATCCTTTTTAGAGATAATATTGACTCGGGAGTAGTGGTTGTTTCATGTCCCAAAGAGAAGAATAACAATATTAGTGTTGAGTTAAATAAGCAAAAGTTTGAAGTAAAACCAACTTACAAAAATGAAGAGGTAGGTTTTAATGCTAAGCTGGACGCTTCGGTTACAGTGGTTGAAGCGGGCTGCTCCTTTTCCATTAGTAATAAAGATGATGTGGAACAATTAGAAAAAGCGGTAGAAGCTAAATTAAGAGAAGATATCAATAAGTCTATTGAAAAAATCCAAAAGGAATATAAAACGGATGTACTAGAATTAGGAAAAGTTTTTCAAAATAAATACCCTTATGAGTGGAGGAAGGTAAAGAAAGACTGGAAAAATAGTTTTTCAGCTGCCGACATAAATCTTACCATTCATGCAAGTGTAGACAGTGGTTCATTATTATTCCAGCCAACTATATCTGGTAAAGAAGAAAGGAAGGAAAAATAA
- a CDS encoding IS4 family transposase, whose product MDKITRKTSFGQWFSPINLQLFEETVKTLKLDYYTKKLKTDSFLKLLLFAQLQEVESLHELSDCLFDDQLQKGIDLDSISISQLSRRLNGINPDLFQRLFLDLVAQIHAKTHYTKLIMPLKIIDSSTLPLNLTNHKWAKFRKTKAGVKLHLRLVFMEKGSSYPEKAVLTTAKEHDRGQLEIMVDDKECMYVFDRGYLDYERFDRMTDDGYFFLSRLRKNAVIREVYNFKLPENSAVLSDQMVLIGTTQNRAENYFRLLKVMDSKGNELHLITNRFDLSAEEISEMYKSRWAIELFFKWIKQHLSIKKFYGQSEWAIQNQVFIALIVFCLHVLVQLETRSKRKTLQISRYLRAALWKPAHIWLRKIEGKAIP is encoded by the coding sequence ATGGACAAGATTACACGAAAAACTTCATTTGGACAATGGTTTTCACCAATAAATCTTCAACTTTTTGAAGAAACCGTGAAAACGTTGAAATTAGATTACTATACGAAAAAACTAAAAACAGACTCATTTCTAAAATTACTCCTTTTTGCACAGCTACAAGAAGTCGAAAGTTTGCATGAGCTAAGCGATTGTCTTTTCGACGACCAACTACAAAAAGGCATTGATCTTGATTCAATCAGTATTTCTCAGCTCTCACGCCGATTAAACGGTATAAATCCAGATTTATTTCAAAGGCTTTTCCTTGATTTAGTCGCACAAATTCATGCAAAAACACATTATACAAAGCTTATTATGCCGTTAAAAATCATTGATTCAAGCACATTGCCACTTAATTTGACCAATCATAAATGGGCAAAGTTCCGCAAAACAAAAGCGGGTGTCAAGTTGCATTTGAGACTTGTGTTTATGGAAAAAGGGAGTTCCTATCCTGAAAAGGCTGTTTTAACAACGGCAAAAGAACATGATCGTGGTCAGCTTGAAATCATGGTTGATGATAAAGAATGCATGTATGTGTTTGACCGTGGCTACCTAGATTACGAGCGCTTTGACCGAATGACAGATGATGGTTACTTTTTTCTTTCAAGGCTACGGAAAAACGCAGTCATACGGGAAGTTTATAATTTTAAACTACCCGAGAATTCAGCTGTTTTGTCAGATCAAATGGTGTTGATTGGTACGACTCAAAACCGTGCTGAAAATTACTTTCGTCTTCTAAAAGTGATGGATTCAAAAGGAAATGAACTGCATTTAATTACCAATCGTTTTGATTTGAGTGCCGAAGAAATTTCAGAGATGTACAAATCACGGTGGGCAATTGAGTTGTTCTTTAAATGGATCAAACAGCATCTCAGCATCAAAAAGTTCTACGGTCAAAGTGAATGGGCGATTCAAAACCAAGTGTTTATCGCACTGATTGTTTTTTGCCTACATGTTCTCGTACAACTTGAAACAAGAAGTAAGCGAAAAACCTTACAAATTAGCCGTTATTTAAGGGCTGCATTGTGGAAACCAGCCCATATCTGGCTTCGAAAGATTGAAGGGAAAGCCATCCCTTAA
- a CDS encoding NupC/NupG family nucleoside CNT transporter, with product MSILVGILGIIVTIAISFLLSNDKKRINYRAIIVLFVLEFIVALIMFKTTVGLKIVEATSNGVSNVLNYGYEGVNFVTGGLVPEGGSVFFINVLMLIIFTSTLLSLLTHIKVLPLAIKYIGGALAKITGLSKVVTFNSINSIFFGQSESLIAIKSHLDSMNANKLFIVCTSAMASVSASIMGAYMEMIPPQFVLAAMILNALSALIIATLVAPISKEEDETINVKDVSNTNSVFGAISAGALDGGRVALIVAAMLVAYVGLLALIDGFFTSVFGIGFTGILGYIFAPVAWIMGIPVSEIVTAGSVMGTKLAANEFVAMLQFQPLIGELSEKTVGIVSTFLVSFANFSSIGIIAGSIQAINAKKADIVAKFGLKMLLTATLASILTATIVGLFL from the coding sequence ATGTCAATATTAGTTGGGATATTAGGTATCATCGTAACGATAGCTATCTCCTTTTTATTATCAAATGATAAAAAAAGGATTAACTATAGAGCTATTATCGTATTATTTGTGCTGGAATTTATTGTAGCTCTAATAATGTTTAAAACCACTGTTGGGCTAAAAATTGTAGAAGCTACATCAAATGGAGTTTCCAATGTGCTCAATTATGGATATGAAGGCGTTAATTTTGTTACCGGGGGCTTAGTTCCAGAAGGTGGAAGTGTCTTTTTTATAAATGTATTGATGCTGATCATTTTTACTTCTACTTTATTATCTTTATTAACGCATATAAAAGTATTGCCATTAGCTATTAAATATATTGGCGGGGCATTGGCAAAGATTACAGGGTTATCAAAGGTTGTAACATTTAACAGCATTAACTCCATCTTTTTCGGTCAATCGGAATCACTTATTGCTATTAAATCACATTTAGATTCGATGAATGCTAATAAGTTATTTATTGTCTGTACATCTGCAATGGCATCTGTTTCTGCTTCTATAATGGGAGCATATATGGAAATGATTCCACCTCAATTTGTACTTGCAGCGATGATTTTAAATGCATTATCAGCACTAATTATAGCAACATTAGTTGCACCTATTAGCAAAGAGGAAGATGAAACCATTAATGTCAAAGATGTTTCCAATACAAATTCTGTATTTGGTGCGATTTCAGCTGGTGCGTTAGATGGTGGTAGAGTTGCTTTAATTGTTGCTGCAATGTTAGTAGCATATGTCGGTCTACTTGCTTTAATTGATGGTTTCTTCACAAGTGTCTTTGGAATTGGGTTTACCGGAATATTAGGTTATATATTTGCTCCGGTGGCATGGATAATGGGTATTCCGGTTAGTGAGATTGTAACAGCAGGCTCAGTAATGGGAACGAAACTGGCTGCAAACGAATTTGTGGCAATGCTGCAATTCCAGCCATTAATCGGGGAGCTTTCAGAGAAGACAGTAGGAATTGTTTCGACATTCCTTGTTTCTTTTGCAAACTTCTCTAGTATTGGAATAATTGCTGGGTCTATTCAAGCAATTAATGCCAAAAAAGCAGATATCGTTGCAAAATTTGGTTTGAAAATGTTATTAACAGCAACATTAGCTTCTATTTTAACAGCGACAATTGTAGGGTTATTTTTATAA
- a CDS encoding methionine ABC transporter permease — protein MKVDWSTFWPRIVESTGETILMVIMTLILGSIIGITIGLLLFVTRKGNILENKLVFRLLNILINIIRPIPFIIFLVAISPLTRAIVGTTIGTWAAIFPMTIAASFGIARVVENNLVSIDPGVIEAAKAMGASPLQIIFTVLIPEALGPLILGLTFVTISLIDFSAMAGTVGGGGLGHVAMTYGYQRFDGSVMLVTVIILIILVQIAQWIGNTLSRKIMRR, from the coding sequence ATGAAGGTCGATTGGAGTACTTTTTGGCCACGCATTGTGGAATCAACAGGAGAAACAATATTAATGGTTATCATGACGCTTATTTTAGGCTCTATTATAGGAATTACAATAGGTTTACTCCTTTTCGTAACAAGAAAAGGCAATATTTTAGAAAATAAATTAGTTTTCCGTTTGCTTAATATTTTAATTAATATTATCCGCCCTATTCCATTTATTATTTTTCTAGTAGCAATCAGCCCGTTAACAAGAGCGATTGTAGGTACTACGATTGGGACATGGGCAGCGATCTTCCCAATGACTATTGCAGCCTCTTTTGGAATTGCTAGAGTAGTAGAGAATAACTTAGTTAGTATTGATCCAGGTGTTATTGAAGCTGCTAAAGCGATGGGAGCAAGTCCTTTGCAAATCATTTTTACAGTGTTAATTCCTGAAGCGTTAGGACCACTTATTCTTGGCTTAACTTTTGTAACCATCAGCTTAATTGATTTTTCTGCGATGGCTGGTACCGTTGGTGGAGGCGGACTGGGACATGTCGCGATGACATATGGCTATCAACGATTTGACGGCAGTGTAATGCTTGTTACCGTTATTATCTTAATTATTCTCGTCCAAATCGCTCAATGGATTGGAAATACATTATCAAGAAAAATAATGAGACGTTAA
- a CDS encoding DDE-type integrase/transposase/recombinase: MYPQIITYLLTFIKYQDQVIRTLLTFLIGKSMFDKPVEKPVNKPYRKLQVDDLPIIETLQKFDYKLLLNEYQEKNGKPLKPVRRHSNSKTTVPSSIKCPKCGAPSDFLYANNGDKGQYQCKVCTCLFNQKNHYSKEAILKCPHCAKTLEKVKERKDFDVFKCKNNDCSYYQKKQNGLSSKEKKQFKKDPQAFKMRYIFRQFRIDYQPLSKRSPQKPKLDLSRLYVSPHTLGLILTYHVNYGLSARKTAALMKDVHGVSISHQSILNYENSVALMLKPYVDHYPYELSDQFCGDETYIRVKGRWHYLFFFFDAVKKIILSYPVSPNRDTQSAILAIDEVLLKMKEIPKNLTFIVDGNPIYLLAQHFFAQHDISFDVKQVIGLTNEDPVSTEYRPLKQIIERLNRTFKGNYRSTHGFGSDHGSVSFVTLFVAYFNFLRPHSALEGKVPVIHPELLQLPNMPARWTKLIGLAQDWIIEQTT, from the coding sequence TTGTACCCTCAAATTATAACCTATTTACTTACTTTTATTAAGTACCAAGATCAGGTTATTCGAACATTATTAACTTTTTTGATTGGGAAAAGTATGTTTGATAAACCTGTAGAAAAACCTGTAAATAAGCCTTATCGAAAACTACAGGTAGACGACCTCCCAATCATCGAAACCCTACAAAAGTTTGATTATAAACTTCTTTTGAATGAGTATCAGGAGAAAAATGGGAAACCCCTTAAACCTGTTCGAAGACACTCAAATTCAAAAACAACTGTTCCTTCCAGCATAAAATGTCCAAAGTGTGGTGCTCCATCTGATTTTCTTTATGCAAATAACGGAGACAAGGGACAGTATCAATGCAAGGTGTGTACATGTTTGTTTAACCAAAAAAATCATTATTCAAAAGAGGCAATTTTAAAATGTCCTCACTGTGCTAAAACGCTTGAAAAGGTCAAAGAGAGAAAAGATTTCGATGTATTCAAGTGTAAAAACAACGACTGTTCTTATTACCAAAAGAAACAAAATGGACTATCTTCAAAAGAGAAAAAACAGTTTAAAAAGGATCCACAGGCATTTAAAATGCGTTATATTTTCCGTCAGTTTCGTATCGATTACCAACCCTTATCGAAGCGTTCACCTCAGAAACCAAAGTTAGATTTATCAAGACTATATGTGTCGCCACATACATTGGGACTGATTTTGACCTACCATGTGAACTATGGGTTGTCAGCCCGTAAAACAGCTGCACTCATGAAGGATGTACATGGTGTATCCATCTCCCACCAAAGCATTTTGAATTACGAAAATAGCGTAGCACTGATGCTTAAACCTTATGTGGACCATTATCCTTATGAGCTTTCTGATCAATTCTGTGGAGACGAGACCTACATTCGAGTGAAAGGTCGCTGGCATTATTTATTCTTCTTTTTTGATGCCGTAAAAAAGATTATTCTGTCTTATCCTGTTTCTCCTAATCGAGATACTCAGTCAGCCATTCTGGCTATCGATGAGGTTCTTCTAAAGATGAAGGAAATCCCTAAAAACCTCACGTTTATTGTAGATGGCAATCCGATTTACCTATTAGCCCAACATTTCTTTGCCCAACATGATATTTCGTTTGATGTGAAGCAAGTCATTGGATTAACCAACGAAGATCCAGTATCAACAGAATACCGACCACTCAAGCAAATTATTGAACGACTCAATCGAACGTTTAAAGGAAATTATCGCTCGACTCATGGGTTTGGATCTGATCATGGATCTGTTTCTTTCGTCACTTTGTTTGTCGCATACTTTAACTTTCTACGGCCTCATTCAGCCTTAGAAGGAAAAGTACCTGTGATTCATCCAGAGTTACTTCAGCTTCCCAATATGCCAGCAAGATGGACTAAGCTAATTGGATTAGCTCAAGATTGGATTATAGAACAAACAACCTAG
- a CDS encoding spore germination protein, producing METTSKDMRFTTELEKNIAKIKKHLGDSVDLVKRKIYFLGNRQVSSVLFYIDGLASVEHVEKVIDAMMYEGNEFIKRNQLMISDLETLIEQHVLMNTSFSMITEVEKALVAILSGDSMLFVDGCEKAFHIQTKGWDTRSVDEPQTEQVVRGSRDGFTENIRTNTALVRRRLRDPELRLETMSIGVRSKTDINIAYITGTVKKGLVDEVKKRLNNIKIDGILESGYIEEMIADSPFSPFTTVMSTERPDKVASALLEGRVAIFVDNTPFVLVVPTYFWQFLQASDDYYMGFMAGSFFRIIRYIAFVISLTLTSIYVMLVSFHQEMIPTPLALTIASGREIVPFPVLLEALLMEITFELMREAGLRMPKPVGQAVSIVGSLVIGQAAVQAGIVSPFMVIVVAVTGISSFAIPNYSASYSIRLIRFPLLIASGTLGLLGFSVMFSLLAIHALSIRSFGESYLAPATPFQPNDQKDTLIRFPWWAMKKRPQLADGDTIKLGDHQKPSPPDKVKKPLKLNDENQSESEKTKNDEDNNKDYEDITGLRRWKKKSGGNKGEKRKE from the coding sequence ATGGAAACAACAAGTAAAGACATGAGGTTCACGACAGAGTTAGAAAAAAATATAGCTAAAATTAAAAAGCATTTGGGAGATAGTGTCGATCTTGTAAAAAGGAAAATTTACTTTTTAGGGAATAGACAAGTTTCCTCTGTTTTATTTTATATTGATGGGCTCGCCAGCGTAGAGCATGTGGAAAAAGTAATTGATGCAATGATGTATGAAGGAAATGAATTTATTAAAAGAAACCAATTAATGATCTCTGATTTGGAAACTTTAATCGAACAACATGTTTTAATGAATACTTCTTTTTCCATGATTACAGAAGTAGAAAAGGCTTTAGTAGCAATCCTTTCTGGTGATAGTATGCTTTTTGTAGATGGATGTGAAAAAGCTTTCCACATCCAAACAAAGGGTTGGGACACGAGGAGTGTTGATGAGCCGCAGACAGAACAGGTTGTCCGTGGCTCAAGAGATGGCTTTACGGAAAATATACGAACAAATACTGCATTAGTTAGAAGAAGACTCCGCGATCCTGAGCTGCGATTAGAAACAATGAGTATCGGAGTACGATCAAAAACGGATATTAATATAGCCTACATTACAGGAACGGTAAAAAAGGGATTAGTAGATGAAGTAAAGAAGCGATTAAATAATATTAAAATTGATGGAATTTTAGAAAGTGGCTACATAGAGGAAATGATTGCAGATTCGCCATTTTCCCCGTTTACAACGGTAATGAGTACCGAGAGACCCGATAAAGTAGCTTCTGCATTATTAGAAGGAAGAGTAGCGATTTTCGTTGATAATACCCCATTCGTTTTAGTAGTTCCTACTTACTTTTGGCAATTTTTGCAAGCTAGTGATGACTATTATATGGGATTTATGGCAGGCAGCTTTTTTCGAATCATTCGCTATATAGCCTTTGTAATTAGTCTGACGCTTACTTCCATCTATGTCATGTTAGTAAGTTTCCATCAGGAGATGATTCCAACGCCTTTAGCATTGACCATTGCATCTGGTCGAGAAATTGTTCCTTTTCCCGTTCTTTTAGAAGCTTTATTAATGGAAATAACTTTTGAGCTAATGCGTGAGGCTGGGCTCCGAATGCCAAAACCAGTTGGGCAGGCTGTAAGTATTGTTGGTTCACTTGTTATCGGACAGGCTGCGGTCCAGGCGGGCATTGTCTCTCCGTTTATGGTAATTGTTGTAGCAGTTACTGGAATTTCATCCTTTGCAATACCGAATTATTCTGCCTCCTATTCCATACGCTTAATCAGGTTTCCGTTATTGATTGCTTCGGGAACATTAGGGTTGCTCGGCTTTTCCGTTATGTTCTCTCTATTAGCGATTCATGCTCTAAGTATTCGTTCGTTTGGTGAATCTTATTTGGCGCCAGCAACTCCTTTTCAGCCAAATGATCAAAAGGATACTCTCATTCGGTTTCCTTGGTGGGCAATGAAAAAAAGGCCACAGCTTGCAGATGGAGATACGATAAAGTTAGGTGATCATCAGAAGCCTTCTCCGCCTGATAAAGTAAAGAAACCTTTAAAGCTGAATGACGAAAATCAATCTGAATCAGAAAAGACGAAAAATGATGAAGATAATAACAAAGATTACGAGGATATTACCGGATTAAGAAGATGGAAAAAGAAAAGTGGAGGTAATAAAGGAGAGAAAAGAAAGGAATGA
- a CDS encoding YkvA family protein, with amino-acid sequence MEDSKEKLEQQITVSGKHFSEEKFWAKLARYAKKAGSSVVYAVLLLYYTLQKPNVPKKVKATIIGALGYFILPIDLIPDFLVGIGYTDDLGALGIALFQVAMYIDDDIKSKARTKLAEWFGNKVDTTDIDKKIN; translated from the coding sequence ATGGAAGATTCAAAAGAAAAATTAGAACAACAAATAACTGTATCAGGAAAGCATTTCTCTGAAGAAAAATTTTGGGCAAAACTCGCTCGGTATGCTAAAAAGGCTGGTTCTTCTGTCGTCTACGCGGTGTTGCTTTTGTATTACACCTTACAAAAACCAAATGTACCTAAAAAAGTCAAAGCGACAATTATTGGAGCTTTAGGCTATTTCATCCTGCCAATTGATTTGATACCTGATTTTCTAGTAGGAATAGGCTACACAGATGATCTTGGCGCATTAGGAATTGCCTTATTTCAAGTAGCGATGTATATTGACGATGATATCAAATCAAAAGCGAGAACAAAGCTTGCAGAATGGTTTGGTAATAAAGTGGATACAACAGATATTGATAAAAAAATAAATTAA